A region of the Arthrobacter sp. FW306-07-I genome:
GTCCACTCCTTGGCCGGGTCCAGGTGGTTGAACTGGTCCCGTGCCTGCTCGAAAGGGATGGGAGTTGCCGAGTAATTGCTGACCACCCGGTTGATTTCGGCCAGGGTCTCCGCACGGCGGTCCATCTGCCAGCGGCCCAGGAAAACACATGCGGTGGCAAAGATGGCGGCCAGCAGGAGATAGCCCAGCCACTTGCTGGAAAAAAGGAAACGGTACATTCAGATGTCCTGCTCCAGCGATCCGCCGTCGCCGGCGAGGGGGAGGGTTTCCTTCCAGAGCCCGCGCGTCTGCAGGTAGTCCTCCAGCCATGCCCGGTGGTCGGCGCAGGCCAGCCAGGTCTTTCGCCGCTCGGGTGTGTGGATTTTGGGGTTGTTCCAGAGAAGCTGCCAGGACGCCTGCGCCCTGCACGCCTTCCGCGAGCACAGGGCGGTCTCAGAAACGACGTCGGATCCTGCTGCAAAATCGAAAATGCTCATTTGGCCTGCCCCTGCTCTCCGCGCTCCTGGTCATCGTCCTTCACCAGCTCGCCCTGGAGCACGGCGCTTTCCGGTTTTTCGTCGGTGGCCGGGGGAGGCGGGCTTTCAAGCTCGGCCAACGGGGCCGAGTCCAGCAGCAAGTCGCTGGGCGTCTCCGCCTTGTCGCTGCCGTTGGCGATGACCACCGCAATCCACGGCAGGAAAACTGCTCCCGCCACCGCAATGATCTTGAACCACCCGTCCACCACGAAAATCAGGATCAGGCAGACCATGCGGATCCCCATGGCCAGGGCGTACTTGATCATCCGCTGGCGCATATCTTCCGAATGTGCGGCCGCGGCGTCCGTAATGCTGTGGACCTCGGCGTCGCCGGAGAACCGGCCCGGTTCTTCGGGCGCGGAACGTCCCGCATGGTTTTCAAGGGTCACGGTGGATGATCACGCTCCAAAGGCTTCCCTTAATTCTCGCACCATCGGCAGTGCTGCCCAAACCCGCCGCAGGCCTGCCGCTAAGATCGGAGGCAGCCCAAACCACACCCCGCTAGCGCGGCACAGCCTGCCGCAGAATTTCGGAGCATCCCCATGACTGAAACAGCGTCCGCCCCCCGCAGTGTCCTGGTGACCGGCGGCAACCGCGGCATCGGCCTTGCCATCGCGCAGGCGTTCCTCGCCAACGGTGACAAGGTGGCCGTGACGTACCGCAGCGAAACGCAGCTTCCGGAGGGAATCCTCGGCGTCAAGGCGGACGTTACTGATGAAGCCTCGGTGGATGCTGCCTTCAAGGAAGTGGAAGCGGCGCATGGCCCCGTGGAAGTCCTGGTGGCCAACGCCGGCATCACCAAGGACACCCTGCTCCTGCGCATGAGCGAGGACGACTTCACCTCGGTCATCGACACCAACCTGACCGGGGCCTTCCGGGTCATCAAGCGCGCGTCCAAGGGCATGATCCGTCTGCGGAAGGGCCGCGTTGTCCTCATCTCCTCGGTGTCCGGCCTCTACGGCGCACCCGGCCAGATCAACTACTCCGCGTCCAAGGCCGGCCTGGTGGGCATCGCCCGGTCCCTCACCCGCGAGCTCGGTTCCCGCGGCATCACCGCCAACGTGGTGGCGCCCGGCTTCATCAACACCGACATGACGGCAGAACTCCCCGAAGCCACCCAGAAGGACTACCTGTCCAGCATCCCCGCCGGACGCTTTGCCGAGGCCGCGGAGGTGGCCAACGTGGTCCGCTGGATCGCAAGCGACGAAGCCGCCTACATCTCCGGCGCCGTGATCCCGGTGGACGGCGGCCTGGGCATGGGCCACTGACCCTGCCGGTCTCAGCCGCTGACCCTGCCGCCCCCTGACGCTGCGGGAAACTAGCCGCCGGGTCCTTCTTTGTCGAAGTCGGACAAGGGATATCGGCTTCGGCCGCTGGCATGATGGACTGCAGGCCACAACGATTTAGATGTTTCGAACAAAGGAAGCTCGTATGGGACTGCTGAACAACAAAACGGCGATCGTCACAGGATCATCGCGCGGCATTGGCGCTGACGTAGCCAAGATCCTCGCCTCGGAGGGTGCCGCCGTCGTGGTCAACTACCGCCAGAAGGCGCCCCGCGCCAACAAGGTAGTGCAAGGGATCGAGGCCGCCGGCGGCCGTGCCGTCGCCGTGGGTGCCGACCTCACTACCCAGGAAGGCGTGCAGGCCCTCGCCAGCGCCGCCATGGAAAACTTTGGATCGCTGGACATCCTGGTCCTGAACGCCTCCGGCGGCATGGAAACCGGCATGGGCGAGGACTACGCGCTCAAGCTGAACCGCGACGCGCAGATCAACATGCTCAACGCCGCAGTGCCCCTGATGAAGGAAGGCTCCAGGGTGGTCTTCGTGACCAGCCACCAGGCCCACTTCATCAACACGGTCCCCACGATGCCGGCCTACGAGCCGGTGGCCCGCAGCAAGCGCGCCGGCGAGGACGCCCTGCGTGAACTCATCCCCAACCTCGCGGAGAAGGGCATCTCCCTGGTGGTGGTGTCCGGCGACATGATCGAAGGCACCGTCACCGCCACGCTCCTGGACCGTTCCACGCCAGGCGCCATCGAGGCCCGCCGCGCGGAGGCCGGCAAGCTGTACTCCGTCGAAGAGTTTGCGCAGGTTGTGGCAGGGATGGCAACGGCCGACGTCGAGTCCGGCCACACCGAATACGCCGG
Encoded here:
- a CDS encoding DUF3099 domain-containing protein produces the protein MTLENHAGRSAPEEPGRFSGDAEVHSITDAAAAHSEDMRQRMIKYALAMGIRMVCLILIFVVDGWFKIIAVAGAVFLPWIAVVIANGSDKAETPSDLLLDSAPLAELESPPPPATDEKPESAVLQGELVKDDDQERGEQGQAK
- a CDS encoding SDR family oxidoreductase, whose protein sequence is MGLLNNKTAIVTGSSRGIGADVAKILASEGAAVVVNYRQKAPRANKVVQGIEAAGGRAVAVGADLTTQEGVQALASAAMENFGSLDILVLNASGGMETGMGEDYALKLNRDAQINMLNAAVPLMKEGSRVVFVTSHQAHFINTVPTMPAYEPVARSKRAGEDALRELIPNLAEKGISLVVVSGDMIEGTVTATLLDRSTPGAIEARRAEAGKLYSVEEFAQVVAGMATADVESGHTEYAGGADYFGKSAEASS
- a CDS encoding beta-ketoacyl-ACP reductase; amino-acid sequence: MTETASAPRSVLVTGGNRGIGLAIAQAFLANGDKVAVTYRSETQLPEGILGVKADVTDEASVDAAFKEVEAAHGPVEVLVANAGITKDTLLLRMSEDDFTSVIDTNLTGAFRVIKRASKGMIRLRKGRVVLISSVSGLYGAPGQINYSASKAGLVGIARSLTRELGSRGITANVVAPGFINTDMTAELPEATQKDYLSSIPAGRFAEAAEVANVVRWIASDEAAYISGAVIPVDGGLGMGH